The genomic region TTTTACAAAAAAATTTTATCTTGCGAAAATCGGTTTTTTCAGTGCTCATCTGCGTCGAATCCCTACTTTACGGACAGACTATAATTAATATTTTATAATTTTGTTTTGAATTGTAAACTCATTTTCCCGAATTCCTCCAAAATGGAACAGGGAAACTACCTTGAAATTATTTTTTTCGCAGATTGAAACTTTGGAAAAGATCTGTTGAACCGGATAATTATTCGAATGGTTCCAAGCACGCAACGAAATCCCAATTCTTTTTTTATCAACATTGTTCGGAATGGATTCAATCTGTTTCGTGAACTCTTCATCCGATTTTGCATATAGCATCAAATACACATAATCCAAAGAATCAAAATCCAACCATTTCATCCAATCCTGACAAAATTGGTTTTTGGCTTTTGCATATTCTCCGATTCCGGTTGTTGCGAAAATCATGCTCTTTTTCACATTTTTGAGTTTTTGCCCTGTATCTTTGACAAAATTTGTTAGTTGTGCTTGTTTCCAGAAAACAAATTTTGCAGAATCAATACTTGTAGAATTTTTGGAGAAATTGGCAAGAGAAATGGGATTGTAACCAAATTCGCTTCCGGGATAACGGATATAATCAAGCATTACGCCATCAATGAGATAATTTTTTGCAATATCCAAAATAATGTTTTGAGTATATTCCTGCACCTCTTTGATGCCCGGATCAAGAAATAGCCCCGAACCAACTTGTTCAATATCCATCTTTTCCAAATTTTCATTGTAGGTAATCCATTCGGGATGCTGGAAAACAACATGAGAATCCGGTAAACGAATTGTGTTTTTAGGAGTAATTACGAAAGTGGTGAGCCATGCAAAAACCTGAATATGATAATCGTGTGCCAATTGAATTAGCGAATAGAGAGGGTCGAAACTTTCGGGTTGTTTATCCAGAAAATAGGATCGTTTTTCCGGATTGGAAAAAGTAGAATCAGTTTTATTTGGCACATAAAGGGCATCTCCGCGATAGCGTATTTCAGCGAAAATATGCTTAAAATCATTTTCAACAGCAAATCTTACAACCTTTTTGATTTTTTCAGGGGAATTCAATTCCCAAGAAGGAACCCACAATCCATTCGCAGCAAATGAGTGCAGTTTATTGTTTTGCACAAAAAATAAAACCAATAGAGCAATGACAAAAACAAGAATATTTTTATTCATCCGAAATATTGTTGTAAATATTTTGTATTTTACAATCGCATTTACCTTCTGAAAAAAGAATACGCAATTTATCTTCGAGTTCCAAATCTTTGGTAGAAATAATATCTTTGCCATTTTTTGTTACCACGCTGTATCCTCTTTTGAGGATTTTCAAGGGGCTAAGTTCATCGAGTTTGCCCATTAGATTCAGCCAGTTACTACGTTTCTTTGCAAAGATATTTTCAAAATTTTGCCATAATGAATTCTGCTTTTCTCGTATTTCAGCATTTTGCAGATTATGGAATTTATTAAATTGGTATGAGATATTTGATTTTAGTTTTTCAAGTGTAAATCGGGAATCGGATATTTTTAGAAGCGAATTATTTAAACGATATTTTAGTTCATCGAGCTGCTGAGTATATTGTTGGAGGATATTTTGAGGGTGAAATTTATCAAGATAAAGAAAAAGTTCACGGCACTTACTTTTTTCCCGTTCAAATTTATTCAGCACGAGATTGTTTATCCGATCATCAAAATTTTTGATCTCATTCAAAACAGAATATCTATCCGGCACAACCAGTTCCGCAGCAGCCGAAGGTGTGGGAGCGCGTAAGTCTGCAACAAAATCTGAGATAGTGAAATCAATCTCGTGACCGACTCCGGAAATTATCGGGATTTCCGATTTGAAAATCGCTCTGGCAACCTTCTCCTCATTGAAACTCCAAAGATCCTCCATAGAGCCACCGCCGCGTGTAACTATCAGGACATCTACATTTTTGGATTTGTTGAATGCTTCGATTCCCGTAACTATTTCGTCTGCGGAAGTTTTGCCCTGAACACGAACAGAATGCAATAAAATATTTACGGGAAATCTGCGAGTGAGAACATTTTTTATATCCTGAATTGCAGCCCCGGTTTGCGATGTAATAATTCCTACACTCGCAGGAAATCGTGGAATTGGCTTTTTCCACTTTTCCTCAAAAAGACCCTCAAATTCCAGTTTTTCTTTTAATTGACGAAAAGCGATTTCCAGTTCCCCAATTCCCAAGGGTTTCATTTCGTTGATGTTCAGTTGATATTGTCCGCTTTTTTCATAAACCTGAATTTTGCCGTAACACATTACTTCCATTCCGTTTTCAGGTTGAAATCTTAGCAAACGATTGAATTGCCTGAAGAATACGGCACGTAGCGAGCAGTTTTGGTCTTTCAAAGTGAGATAAATATGCCCGGATGAGTGATGCTTGAAATTGGATATTTCCCCTTTGATCCATATAGCGGGAATATTATTTTCGAGAATATTTTTTACATGCTTTGTAATTTCCGTTACAGTAAAAATATTTAGGTTTGAATTTTCTTGATTATTCATAATTATTTTGAGTTTATTATAAGGGATAAATTTTTCCACAAACTTTTTGAATCAATGTTTTTACGTCAAAGAAAATGGGTTTGAATGTAATCCGGTGTGTAACTTTTGCGATGTTGCTGTTTATAAAATTAGAGCATCACGGATATTTTACTCCGAAATATTTTTAGATATTTGAATATAAAAAGATTGACTTGAAAAGATGAAAAACTAATTTATACACAATATAAATAATATTTTGAAATATAATAACATTTGAGAAAGGAGAAAGGCAATGTTTAGTTTATTAAATCACAAAGATGTAAATTCACGGAGGGCAATTTTCATTATAATTACCTCATTAATTGCGCTCTTAATTATAGGCTGTTCTTCGACTACAGACCATTCTACGCAATATCCGGATGTTACAATTACTCAACCTGACGATGGCGAAACAATTACTACACCAAGTAAATGGATAAAAGCCGATGTATCAAGTGAGGAAAGTATCGAATACGTTAATTTTATTATTGATGGAGAAGTAGTGCACACTGATTCCACCCCACCTTGGGAATATAATTGGTCGAATTTCTACTGGGCAGATGGAAATGTTCATTCTCTTGAAGTTACTGCGTATGATATGGATGGCATTCCGGGATCAGACAGCATCAGCGTTACAGTCTCAGAAGATGCAAATTTTTCCCCTACCTTACTTGAACCGGCAGATAGCGTAACAGTCCAAAACCCGATAGAATTTAAATGGGAAAGCCTCCCTGATGCCGTTCAGTATGATATAATAATTGGAAAAGTAAATGATTCTTTGTTTACTTTTTTGGAGCAAACTGCTGACACGATTCTTGTTTTTTCTATTCCGGATACTGCAGGTGCAGGTTTATACGGATGGAAAGTGCAAGCCCAAAATATTTGGACACTTTGGAGCGAATATAGTCCTCTTCGTTATTTTACTCTGACCGAATAATGTGGGTTATCAATAGATAGAGCAAATTATTATTTTTGCCAACTACTAAAGAATCAATAAGTCCACTAAATAAACCACTGAAGTGGTTAAATAGTTGTAATTCATCGTTTACCCACAGTTGAAACTGTGGGCTTCTAACTTATGTGTTAACAGTTAGATAAATATGATAGAAGCCCACGATTTTAATCGTGGGTTTACAACAACAAACAACATAATTTAACCGTTTTAACGGTTTTTTAAATGGACTCATCAATAATACAAAAAAAATTAATTTAAATTGGAAAGGAGTTATAGTATGACAAATAATCCCACAAAGTTAAATCTTTTTAAACTTATAATGATAACTTTGGCTTTTATTATGAGTATTAGAAATTTGCCGATGTTAGCTGAAACCGGCTGGTTGCAAGTCTTTTATATGATAGCTGCAGCTGTTTTGTTTTTAATTCCCACTGCCCTGATTTCCGCAGAACTCGCCACAGGATGGCCCTCGGCAGGAGGTGTGTATAAATGGATAAAATTGGCATTTGGGGATAGAGCAGCTTTTATTGCTGCCTGGATGCTTTGGGTACAAATGTTTTTTGGCATGGTCATGATCGGTTCGTTCATCGCAGCAATGATCGCCTTCATCTTCAAACCTGCTCTTGCGAGTAATAATATTTATATCGCCGTTGTAACAATATTGATTTACTGGTTTGCCACTTCGCTAAACTTGAAGGGCTTGAAATCCGGTAGTACAATTAGTTCAGCCGGTTTTTTGATTGGTGTCATTATTCCATTTATACTCATACTCGGATTCGGATTGACTTATTTTTTGGGAAACAATCCCATTCAATTACCTGCTTTCACTTGGGCAAAGGCTTTACCTGATTTTAGCAGTTTGAGTCATTTAACTTTTTTTGTTGGAGTTATATTCGTTTTTGCAGGGGTTGAAGTTTCGTCCGTGCATGCAAATGAAGTGGAAAATCCTCAAAAAAATTATCCTCTTGCTATGTTGGTAGCGGTAATTTTGATTCTCGTGCTAAATATATTAGGAGCATTTGCTATCGAGATCGCAGAGCCTGCAAGCAGTATCAATCTCGCCTCCGGTATTATGCAAACATTTTCCGTTTTTTTTAAGCTAAGACATGTAGATTGGCTCATCCCGATAGTTGCTGCCATGGTTGGCTTTGGTGCCTTCGGTCAGTTAAGCACTTGGGTTTTGGGACCTTCCACTGCTATGCTTCAGGTAGCCAAAAACGGATTTATGCCAAAATGGTGGCAAAAAACCAATAAAAATGGAGTTCCAATTCGTTTCGTTTTAGTTCAAGCAACGATGATTTCCCTAATTGCCCTGATCTATGTGGTTGTTCCCGCAATCAATACGGGATTTTTTATGATTCTAATTCTAACCACAACTTTATATGCGATTATGTATATTCTGCTATTTGCTTCGGCAATTAAACTCAGATACAAATATCCCGATGTGAAACGAGCCTACAGAATTCCCGGTGGTAAGGTGGGTATGTGGATCGTTGGTTTAGTTGGATTACTCACGATGGTATTCGTAATTGTGATCAGTTTTTTCCCACCCACAAATCTGAAAATCGGTAGCCCCACATTTTACGTGCTTTTCATGGTTGGCGGGTTGTTGATTTTCCTAACTATTCCCATTATTATTTATGCTTGCAAAAAACCTGAATGGAAGACAAACGAAGTTAAAAATTAGTAACAAAAAAATAACGCTTAGAAGGAGAAAAAATGGATATTGATGCATTGTTTTTAGGACCGAAATCGGAGAATGCAAAATTCTTTAAAGAAATCGTTAATGATATTATCAACGAGCATATTTTTTGGCGAAAGGATTTTCATCCGGAAGATGAACCGTTAATTTCATTACATCGAAAAGACGAAAAAAGTTTTAAGGAAACACAAGAAAAAACCGCAATGGTGTTGGATAAATTGTGTTCAAAATTGAAAACTACTTCAATGCCGTGGCATTCCCCTCGATATTTGGGACACATGAATGCGGATATTATGATGCCGGCTATCCTCGGATATATAGCTGCTATGCTCTATAATCCAAACAATGTGGCTTATGAAGCATCAACTGCTACTTCCCCGATGGAAATCGAGGTTGGAAAAGATTTTGCTCGACTAATGGGATATGATACCAAGATTGCATGGGGGCATATTTGCACTGACGGAAGCGTCGCCAATTTTGAAGCTCTCTGGTATGCAAGAAACCTATCATCAATTCCTTTTGCCATTAAAAAGATCAGACCAAAACTTGTAGATGGTTTATCTGATTGGGAGCTCGCTAATATGAAAATTTCCGAAATTCTTGATCTCTCTGAAAAAGTAAAAGATGTGTGGGATGAAGTTCGGGATAATTCCGTGCGTGGTACCGGAGTGAATCAGGAACAACTCGGAAAATGGATCGTTCCCCAATCCAAACATTATTCTTGGGTTAAAGCTGCCGATGTTCTGGGAATCGGGCTAAATAATCTGATAGAAATAGAAGTTGATGAGCACTTCCGTCAAAATATTGATGTCCTAAAAAACACAATTAATGATCTGATCGAGAAGAAAATCCCAATATTGGGCGTAGTTGGCGTGATTGGATCCACAGAAGAAGGTGCGATTGATTCTCTTGAT from Candidatus Cloacimonadota bacterium harbors:
- a CDS encoding family 10 glycosylhydrolase, which codes for MNKNILVFVIALLVLFFVQNNKLHSFAANGLWVPSWELNSPEKIKKVVRFAVENDFKHIFAEIRYRGDALYVPNKTDSTFSNPEKRSYFLDKQPESFDPLYSLIQLAHDYHIQVFAWLTTFVITPKNTIRLPDSHVVFQHPEWITYNENLEKMDIEQVGSGLFLDPGIKEVQEYTQNIILDIAKNYLIDGVMLDYIRYPGSEFGYNPISLANFSKNSTSIDSAKFVFWKQAQLTNFVKDTGQKLKNVKKSMIFATTGIGEYAKAKNQFCQDWMKWLDFDSLDYVYLMLYAKSDEEFTKQIESIPNNVDKKRIGISLRAWNHSNNYPVQQIFSKVSICEKNNFKVVSLFHFGGIRENEFTIQNKIIKY
- the xseA gene encoding exodeoxyribonuclease VII large subunit yields the protein MNNQENSNLNIFTVTEITKHVKNILENNIPAIWIKGEISNFKHHSSGHIYLTLKDQNCSLRAVFFRQFNRLLRFQPENGMEVMCYGKIQVYEKSGQYQLNINEMKPLGIGELEIAFRQLKEKLEFEGLFEEKWKKPIPRFPASVGIITSQTGAAIQDIKNVLTRRFPVNILLHSVRVQGKTSADEIVTGIEAFNKSKNVDVLIVTRGGGSMEDLWSFNEEKVARAIFKSEIPIISGVGHEIDFTISDFVADLRAPTPSAAAELVVPDRYSVLNEIKNFDDRINNLVLNKFEREKSKCRELFLYLDKFHPQNILQQYTQQLDELKYRLNNSLLKISDSRFTLEKLKSNISYQFNKFHNLQNAEIREKQNSLWQNFENIFAKKRSNWLNLMGKLDELSPLKILKRGYSVVTKNGKDIISTKDLELEDKLRILFSEGKCDCKIQNIYNNISDE
- a CDS encoding Ig-like domain-containing protein; this translates as MFSLLNHKDVNSRRAIFIIITSLIALLIIGCSSTTDHSTQYPDVTITQPDDGETITTPSKWIKADVSSEESIEYVNFIIDGEVVHTDSTPPWEYNWSNFYWADGNVHSLEVTAYDMDGIPGSDSISVTVSEDANFSPTLLEPADSVTVQNPIEFKWESLPDAVQYDIIIGKVNDSLFTFLEQTADTILVFSIPDTAGAGLYGWKVQAQNIWTLWSEYSPLRYFTLTE
- a CDS encoding amino acid permease, whose product is MTNNPTKLNLFKLIMITLAFIMSIRNLPMLAETGWLQVFYMIAAAVLFLIPTALISAELATGWPSAGGVYKWIKLAFGDRAAFIAAWMLWVQMFFGMVMIGSFIAAMIAFIFKPALASNNIYIAVVTILIYWFATSLNLKGLKSGSTISSAGFLIGVIIPFILILGFGLTYFLGNNPIQLPAFTWAKALPDFSSLSHLTFFVGVIFVFAGVEVSSVHANEVENPQKNYPLAMLVAVILILVLNILGAFAIEIAEPASSINLASGIMQTFSVFFKLRHVDWLIPIVAAMVGFGAFGQLSTWVLGPSTAMLQVAKNGFMPKWWQKTNKNGVPIRFVLVQATMISLIALIYVVVPAINTGFFMILILTTTLYAIMYILLFASAIKLRYKYPDVKRAYRIPGGKVGMWIVGLVGLLTMVFVIVISFFPPTNLKIGSPTFYVLFMVGGLLIFLTIPIIIYACKKPEWKTNEVKN